Part of the Caldisalinibacter kiritimatiensis genome is shown below.
CCAGGTTTTTCTACTCTTCTGTTATCTATATAGACCATACCTGCCATAACGAATTTTTTTGCTTTTTCTCTACTCTCAGCTAACCCTTTTTTTACTAATAATACGTCTATTCTTTCTTTTTTTTTAGTCATAACTCTCTCCCCTATTTAAATTTCTTCCTTAGTGTATTAGCAATACTATCTACATCAAGGTTGTTTTCTTTAAATAGTTGCTCTACATTTCCATGTTGAATAAATTTATCTGGTAAGGCAATCACATCTACATTACCTTCGTAACCAATATCATTCAACAGCTTAACAACTTTACTTCCAAAACCACCTATTTTTACATTGTCTTCTATAGTTATAATTGTTTTATGTTCTTTTGCTATTTTTTTTATCAATTTTTTATCAACTGGTTTTACAAATCTAGCATTGATTAATGTTGGAGTAATACCTTCTTTTTCTAATATATTACTAGCTTTTAATGCATATTCTACCATTCTTCCTACTGCTATTACTGCTATTTCCTTACCTTTTTTTAATATTTCTCCATTGCCGTACTCTATCTTATTATTTTTATTTAAATAAGATAAATCTGCACATTGTCCTCTCGGATATCTTATAGCAATAGGTCCATTGTAGTTAATAGCAAACTTGAGCATTTCTGCAAGTTCATTGCCATCCTTAGGAGCTAATACAGCCATATTTGGTATATGAGTTAAATAAGATAAATCAAACACACCATGATGGGTCTCACCATCTGCTCCCACTAATCCTGCTCTATCTATAGCGAATACTACAGGTAAATTCTGCAAACATACATCATGTAACAACTGGTCATATCCTCTTTGTAGAAAGGTTGAATAAACTGCGAAAACTGGTTTCATACCATTTGTAGCTAAACCTGCAGCCAATGTAACACCATGTTGCTCAGCTATACCAACATCGAAAAATCTTTTAGAAAATTTTTCTTTAAATTCATCTAAACCCGTTCCACTTGGCATTGCTGCAGTTATAGCTACAATATGTTCATCTTTCTCTGCTATTTTTACTAATGTTTCACCTACAATTTGTGAATATTTCTTTACACTATTTTTCTTTTTTGCCTTACCAGTTTCAATAACAAATGGTGATGCACTGTGGTATTTATCAGGATTCTCTTCGGCCGGCTTATAACCTTTACCTTTTTTTGTAACTGCATGAATTAAAACAGGTCCTTCAACATATTTTGACCTCTTAAATACATTTATAAGTTCTTTTATGTTATGACCATCTACAGGACCTAGATATTTAAAACCCAAGCTTTCAAATAGCATTCCTGGTACTAAAAAATATTTTACACTGTCTTTAGCTCTTTCAGCTGTCTTAAATACTTTTTTACCCACAGCAGGAATGCTATTTAATATTGTTTCAATATCTTCTTTCATCCTGAAATATGTAGGTTCAGTTCTAATTTTGTTTAAGTAACGCGATAATCCTCCAACGTTTTCTGAAATAGACATTTCATTATCATTTAATACAACTATCATGTTTGTTTTTATATCTCCAGCATGATTTAAAGCTTCAAAGGCCATACCTGCAGTCATTGCTCCATCTCCAATGACACACACCACATGATAATCCTCTTTTTTTATATCACGAGCTAATGCTAATCCTAATCCTGCTGATATTGAGGTTGAACTGTGACCAGTTTCAAATATATCATGTTCACTTTCACTTCTCTTTGGAAACCCACTTAAGCCTTTATATTGTCTTATAGTTTTAAATTCTTCTTTTCTACCTGTTATTATTTTATGTACATATGCTTGGTGCCCTACATCCCATATTATCTTATCTTTAGGACTATCAAATACCTTATGTAATGCTAGTGTTAATTCTACAACTCCTAAATTTGAGGCTAAGTGTCCCCCTGTTTCTGAAACCGTTTCTATAATAAACTGTCTAATTTCTGATGATAAGTTATTTAGGTCACTTATATTCATATTCTTTATATCTTTTACACTTGATAATGACGATAATTTATTCACGGAATTCATCTACCTTTCTTTTTTTATCTTTTTCTTTTTCTTAAGCCTAGGTAATAAATCAATTCCAAATTTTTTGTGTAAAATCATGAAAAAGTTTGCTGTATATAGTACTATTTTATTAGCGTTATTAATAGCAATTTCTTTACCATAAGCTTTGCCGCCGACTGTTAATGCAGCAATGATTCCACTCATTACTATACTAACAAAAGCACCTTCTTTTATTCCATATATATTTAATAGTTTAATAACAATAATTGTCCCTGCAGCACCACTAATTATACCAGCTATATCACCTATAACGTCACTACAAAAATTTGAAACAGGTCCTGCATTTCTTATTAGTCTTACAGCATATCTTGCTACTTGAACTTTATTAGCAGCCATAGAGTGAAATGGAGCCTCATTTGCAATAGCAACAGAAATTCCTATTAAATCAAAAACAACTCCTAAGAATATTATCAAAATAAGAGTTATAAAAGCCATTATGATATCAAAATTTCTCATTATTGACTCTGAAATCATACTTACACTTACTGCTAGTACAAAAGTCCAAAATGTTATCAAAAGAACCCATTTTATATTATACTTTTTCCTTTTTTTTGTTTTCTTACTATCCTTTTTTTTATTATTACCCAAATTCATTCCTCCAACTCTACTCCATACTTTAAATTAACCCCCACTTTTAAAAGTGGGGGTTAAAGCTCTAAGTAAAGTGTTAATAAACAGTCTCTGGGATGGTAGTATATTAGGTAAACTTTGCGGCTTAAGGTCTAGCAGGATTTCCCGAACAGAAACTGCATGTCGCCATACAGCGGTTTCCCTTTAATCCCATTCCTACCTTGTCGCCATAGGTAGAGCTAGATTACCACTTAGTCCGCACTGTAATCCCTAACATACCTCCACTCAGGAACAGTCTAGGAGTTTTCCTCAACAGCCACGCTAATTTCTAGCCTCTTTTGCAAAATAGGTTTCAATAGCAAACTCTTCATTCCATGGGCCCATGGAAATCCAAGCATACACTATTTTCCACCTATTTCACTCAAGGCAGGCTACGCTGCATGTAGCTTTCACCACAATGCAGGTTTTCCCATTTACTAATGTAAACGGGTCTCCACGGAGGTAGGGTCATCGCCCACATGCCTTTGTGGATCGCCCCATCCTCCTTACTCCCAGAATCGACCCCCAACTGGGCGTCGGCAGCCGAAACCAGGAACTTCATCGATATGCCCTTTGACGGATTTTTAGCCCCGCCTTCAAAATTAGCAGCACTGACTAGAATACTGCACCATCCCAGTTTCACTGTATCATAGACTAGAACTAATTATAACATATTAAAGTTACTATTTCAAACTTATAAGCAATATAAAAATCATCCATACGTCTTTCTATTACACTATATTCTCGACTTACTAAGCTCTATTTTAAACTTCTCTTTCAACTAAATAATTACATAATCTCTTAAAAAAGTCAACTGTTTCTTTATGCTCAAATAATTTTAATGCGTTTTTGGCTATTTCACTTAATCTTTTCGTTTCTTCAATAGATTTCTCTAAACCATACATTGCTACATATGTAACTTTATTATTTTCTTCGTCACTTCCTATGTCTTTACCAAGCTTATTGATATCTCCTATTTCATCCAATATATCGTCACGTATTTGGTATCCTAACCCTATAGCTTTTCCATATTGTCTTAATTTATTTATTTCTTGTTCTGTTGCACCACCTATTATTGCACCTGCAACTATTGATGCTTCTATCAAAGCAGAAGTTTTATTTTTATGTATAAATTTTAATGTTTCTTCACCTATATCTTTTCCTTCAGATAAGACATCAACTACTTGACCTCCTATCATTCCAAAAACACCTGCTGCTTTAGCAATTTCGATAAATGCATTAATATATTCATTTCTGTAATTTTTATTATTTTTTATAGCATCTATCATGGTCTCATATGCATAATTCAATAGTGCATCTCCAGCTAATATAGCAATATCTTCTCCGTAAACTTTATGATTTGTTAATTTTCCTCTTCTATAGTCGTCATCATCCATAGCAGGCAAATCATCGTGAATTAGTGAATATGTATGTATCATCTCTAAGGC
Proteins encoded:
- a CDS encoding polyprenyl synthetase family protein; the encoded protein is MELGNELNEYKDIIESELDKTLPNEGMLQEKVFKAMRYSIFAGGKRLRPILTLKACKLISGDYKKALPFALALEMIHTYSLIHDDLPAMDDDDYRRGKLTNHKVYGEDIAILAGDALLNYAYETMIDAIKNNKNYRNEYINAFIEIAKAAGVFGMIGGQVVDVLSEGKDIGEETLKFIHKNKTSALIEASIVAGAIIGGATEQEINKLRQYGKAIGLGYQIRDDILDEIGDINKLGKDIGSDEENNKVTYVAMYGLEKSIEETKRLSEIAKNALKLFEHKETVDFFKRLCNYLVEREV
- a CDS encoding S4 domain-containing protein, producing the protein MTKKKERIDVLLVKKGLAESREKAKKFVMAGMVYIDNRRVEKPG
- the dxs gene encoding 1-deoxy-D-xylulose-5-phosphate synthase, whose translation is MNKLSSLSSVKDIKNMNISDLNNLSSEIRQFIIETVSETGGHLASNLGVVELTLALHKVFDSPKDKIIWDVGHQAYVHKIITGRKEEFKTIRQYKGLSGFPKRSESEHDIFETGHSSTSISAGLGLALARDIKKEDYHVVCVIGDGAMTAGMAFEALNHAGDIKTNMIVVLNDNEMSISENVGGLSRYLNKIRTEPTYFRMKEDIETILNSIPAVGKKVFKTAERAKDSVKYFLVPGMLFESLGFKYLGPVDGHNIKELINVFKRSKYVEGPVLIHAVTKKGKGYKPAEENPDKYHSASPFVIETGKAKKKNSVKKYSQIVGETLVKIAEKDEHIVAITAAMPSGTGLDEFKEKFSKRFFDVGIAEQHGVTLAAGLATNGMKPVFAVYSTFLQRGYDQLLHDVCLQNLPVVFAIDRAGLVGADGETHHGVFDLSYLTHIPNMAVLAPKDGNELAEMLKFAINYNGPIAIRYPRGQCADLSYLNKNNKIEYGNGEILKKGKEIAVIAVGRMVEYALKASNILEKEGITPTLINARFVKPVDKKLIKKIAKEHKTIITIEDNVKIGGFGSKVVKLLNDIGYEGNVDVIALPDKFIQHGNVEQLFKENNLDVDSIANTLRKKFK